The Methanocella sp. genome segment GCACGGAGGGCACGGAGGACTTTTATTTCCTGAAGGGGGGGGGCTGACGCCGCGCGGAGCGCCCTTGCTTACCCCTCGGAGACCCCCTTGCTTAATAATATTATCAGGAAACCGTGTCGCTTATCAGGAAGCCGTGTCGCCGTGCATCCGCCGTGCCGATCATAAAAGAAGCGCCGTGTTCGCCGTGTCGCCGTGGTGAATAATTAACCGTGCCCTCCGTGGTGCCTCCGTGCCGCCGCGGTCATCCCTCGAGCCACGCGGGCATGATCTCGAGTGATTTGTTGAGCGACTCCATGCTCGAATCGACGAAAGCCTGCCCCTCGCTGAAGTACGTGAGGGCGCCGCTATCATCGCCCGCCGTGGCCGAGTCGATGGACATCAGGTATTTCGACGCCGCTGAATCCATGCCTGCAGCGGTGTCTTTCATGCCCTCGGCGAAGGCGCGCTCGCTGTCGTCCCCGGCGTATGATAACATGCTATCATAATGGTCTTCGGCCTGGGCGTACTCGTCTTCCGCCCTGTACATGTAAGCGGAAGCGTTCGTATAGTCATCCAGGTCCCAGAGGTAGGTGGCATTATTAAACAGGTCCCTTGCCGCGATATGGTGGCCGTACCCGAGGTGAAACTCGTTCAAATAAAGGTCCCGGGAAGCGTTCGCCGGAGGCGCCGTGCTCGTGCCCAGGCCGCCCGTACAGCCGGCCAGAAGCACGGACAGGAGGACGATGGAGGCCAGTAAAAGCGTAGTTCGCGCTCGCACAAGAAATGCTCGACGTATAGAATAAAATGCTTAACCCGCTAGACGGGCGGGCTGTTGCCCGCCGGCCGTCCGTTATGGCGTGCCCGCGGCAGCGCCAACAATGTTATAGGGTATCGCGCATAAATATAATCTGATGCAAGAAGCGAAAGGTATCAGGCTGGGCTTTTCGACGCTCTCTATTTTCATGCAGCCGCCCGAGTCGTGGGCCGGGACGGCGGTTAGGGACCACTTTAACGCCATCGAGATACTCTGCGAGGGCCCCATGTGGCCCCGCTTCGGGCTCTGGAAAGATAAACTCCCGGGCATGGGCAATAACGGCCTGGAAGTGTACATGCATGCGCCGACGGTCGACCTGAACCCGGCCAGCGTCAACCGGGGCATCCGGGAGGAGACGCTGCGGCAGCTTAACGAGACCGTCGAGATGGCGTCCAGCATCGGGGCGAGCCACGTCACGACACACCCGGGCGTCATTCACAAGCCCTTCCCCCGCATCTGGGAGATGTGCATGGAATATGCGCTGCAGGTACTGGGAGAGGCATCAGACTACGCCAAAAGCAGGGGTATCATTTTGTCCATCGAGAACATGCCTAACCGGCCTACTTACCTCTGCACCAGCGCCCCAGAGCTCGATAAGTTCAGGCGCAGGTGCGGCT includes the following:
- a CDS encoding sugar phosphate isomerase/epimerase family protein, whose translation is MQEAKGIRLGFSTLSIFMQPPESWAGTAVRDHFNAIEILCEGPMWPRFGLWKDKLPGMGNNGLEVYMHAPTVDLNPASVNRGIREETLRQLNETVEMASSIGASHVTTHPGVIHKPFPRIWEMCMEYALQVLGEASDYAKSRGIILSIENMPNRPTYLCTSAPELDKFRRRCGCGVTIDLGHAITCPDPVSFLKLEGISYLHVNDNKGDKDSHLCPGDGILDLNLLKMHDRMIIELNDYKNVIRARDIILRTLG